In one window of Microcaecilia unicolor chromosome 9, aMicUni1.1, whole genome shotgun sequence DNA:
- the TSPAN8 gene encoding tetraspanin-8, producing MAGVSKCLKYSMFIFNFLFWLCGCIILGVSIWLRVSKDAKEEFQLNQTSGIYSAVDLLIAVGSIIMVLGFLGCCGAMRESRCMLLLFFIGLFLILALQVTAGILGAVYKPKIEKEINSTLTKYIPLKAQSEDFIKFFDTFQQENKCCGLVNGHLDWGDQPSKSCYCTDPQPTDLCVTTSGKTLYKKTCEAVILDYIKNHMVIIIGIAFGLAVIEIIGLAFSMTLYCQIQSK from the exons ATGGCTGGTGTGAGCAAGTGCCTGAAGTACTCAATGTTCATCTTCAACTTTCTGTTTTGG TTGTGTGGCTGCATTATTCTTGGAGTGTCGATATGGTTGCgtgtaagcaaagatgcaaaGGAG GAATTTCAACTTAACCAGACTTCTGGGATATATTCAGCAGTTGACCTCTTGATTGCCGTGGGCTCCATTATTATGGTCCTTGGCTTCCTGGGATGCTGTGGAGCAATGAGAGAGAGCAGATGCATGCTTCTTCTG TTTTTTATAGGCTTATTCCTGATACTGGCTCTTCAGGTGACTGCGGGCATCTTAGGAGCTGTGTACAAACCAAAG aTTGAAAAGGAAATCAACAGTACATTGACTAAATATATTCCTTTAAAAGCTCAGAGTGAGGACTTTATCAAATTTTTTGATACATTTCAGCAAGAG AACAAGTGTTGCGGTTTGGTTAATGGACATTTAGACTGGGGCGATCAACCTTCCAAATCTTGTTATTGTACAGATCCACAACCTACAGATTTATGTGTAACAACATCTGGCAAAACTCTGTATAAAAAG ACTTGTGAAGCTGTGATCCTTGACTACATCAAAAACCACATGGTCATAATTATTGGAATAGCGTTCGGACTTGCGGTCATCGAG